The Streptococcus parasanguinis genomic sequence TGCTCCCAAGGAGTTGTCGGTTGATCTGCTAGATGGTCGCTATTATTCCAAAGGTGAAAACAAACACGATACCTATGAGGTTCGTGTGGCAGAAGCTGATTCGGAATATGATTTTATTTTTCTGAGTGTGCGTCATGGGTTTGTCAAAGAAGCTGTGGAAACCTTGCGAAAAAATAATATCAAAGGCACTCTCGTTTTCTTCTGCAATTTCTGGAATACTCGAAAAGAGGTCCAAGAGTGGGCAGGAGATTACGACTATATTCTGGCTTTTCCGACAGCGGGTGGTCATATGCAGGAGAACCATTTAGATGGCGTCTTGTTTGACCATTTAATGCTAGAAGTTGAGCAAAAAGCACACATTTCTAACTATGCTGATTTGACGACTTTACTGACTTCTGCAGATTTGAAGTGGGAAGTTCCTCATGATATGGTCGAGTGGATTTGGATTCACATGGCGATTAATGCGGGTGTTACTTCGACAGCTGCTCGCTCGGGAAATTTGGAAAATCCAGAACAGCTGGCTCTGAACTTGATGAATAGTTCTTCAGAATTGTCATTGGCCATCAAGGCCATTCGAGAGGCTTTGAAAGTCGTAGAAGCATGTGGTGTAAATTTGAAGCTTTATAAAGCTGAACTCTTACCTTACAAAATTCCCGCTTGGATTGCAGGAAAAGCCATGAAAGTCATGTTTGCGAAAAATGAGCTGACCCGAAAAATCATGACTTTGCACAATGATAAACAGGACATCTTCTATTGCTGTC encodes the following:
- a CDS encoding ketopantoate reductase family protein, coding for MKIAILGLGVIGTTYAYAFQKAGHQVEHVLRDSKKNNAPKELSVDLLDGRYYSKGENKHDTYEVRVAEADSEYDFIFLSVRHGFVKEAVETLRKNNIKGTLVFFCNFWNTRKEVQEWAGDYDYILAFPTAGGHMQENHLDGVLFDHLMLEVEQKAHISNYADLTTLLTSADLKWEVPHDMVEWIWIHMAINAGVTSTAARSGNLENPEQLALNLMNSSSELSLAIKAIREALKVVEACGVNLKLYKAELLPYKIPAWIAGKAMKVMFAKNELTRKIMTLHNDKQDIFYCCQSVYQTGQELGVKMPILEANMKGISI